One Vicia villosa cultivar HV-30 ecotype Madison, WI unplaced genomic scaffold, Vvil1.0 ctg.002086F_1_1, whole genome shotgun sequence genomic region harbors:
- the LOC131637815 gene encoding uncharacterized protein LOC131637815: MKLLALNIKRRTTTQIGDQDPPDDKLHSALLLSRRTYPPRDSWNFSFSFGYAGTTSPLTTNQQTSSGWSCPGRSEQQGTPRRRFYSWAAVSRSRGRSAPCPRIWVICSQKLLLQSDLAGERSQFAAENKTASERTFVRFFSTKHGSLRITVGRWLPKETPIRSAPQLGGIYLIPITRRGSP, translated from the exons ATGAAGCTGCTTGCTTTAAATATAAAGCGCAGAACAACCACCCAGATTGGAGACCAAG ATCCACCAGACGATAAACTCCATTCCGCACTGCTGCTGAGTCGTCGGACTTATCCACCAAGGGATTCGTGGAATTT CTCCTTTTCTTTTGGGTATGCAGGTACTACGAGTCCTCTCACTACCAACCAGCAGACATCATCTGGCTGGTCTTGCC CGGGGAGATCGGAGCAACAAGGAACGCCTAGACGACGTTTTTATTCCTGGGCTGCAGTAAGCAGATCGAGAGGTCGTTCCGCCCCTTGTCCCCGAATATGGGTAATATGTTCTCAAAAATTATTGCTTCAATCTGACCTAGCTGGCGAGCGATCCCAGTTCGCGGCAGAGAACAAGACAGCAAGCGAGCGTACCTTTGTTCGCTTCTTCTCCACCAAGCACGGAAGTTTAAGGATAACTGTAGGTCGGTGGCTACCTAAGGAAACTCCGATTCGATCCGCCCCCCAGCTGGGAGGCATCTACCTCATCCCGATCACAAGGAGAGGTTCACCATGA
- the LOC131637804 gene encoding ATP synthase subunit 9, mitochondrial: MLEGAKSIGAGAATIASAGAAVGIGNVFSSLIHSVARNPSLAKQLFGYAILGFALTEAIALFALMMAFLILFVF, translated from the coding sequence ATGTTAGAAGGTGCAAAATCAATAGGTGCCGGAGCTGCTACAATTGCTTCAGCGGGAGCTGCTGTAGGTATTGGAAACGTATTCAGTTCATTAATTCATTCCGTGGCAAGAAATCCATCATTGGCAAAACAGTTATTCGGATATGCAATCCTGGGCTTTGCTCTAACCGAGGCTATTGCCTTGTTCGCATTAATGATGGCCTTTTTGATTCTATTTGTTTTCTAA
- the LOC131637795 gene encoding NADH-ubiquinone oxidoreductase chain 5: MLIVVTSISSLVHLYSISYMSEDPHSPRFMCYLSILTFFMPMLVTGDNSLQLFLGWEGVGLASYLLIHFWFTRLQADKAATKAMPVNRVGDFGLAPGISGRFTLFQTVDFSTIFARASAPRNSWISCNMRLNAITLICILLLIGAVGKSAQIGSHTWSPDAMEGPTPVSALIHAATMVTAGVFMIARCSPLFEYPPTALIVITSAGATTSFLAATTGILQNDLKRVIAYSTCSQLGYMIFACGISNYSVSVFHLMNHAFFKALLFLSAGSVIHAMSDEQDMRKMGGLASSFPFTYAMMLMGSLSLIGFPFLTGFYSKDVILELAYTKYTISGNFAFWLGSVSVLFTSYYSFRSLFLTFLVPTNSFGRDILRCHDAPIPMAIPLILLALGSLFVGYLAKV; this comes from the coding sequence ATGTTAATTGTGGTTACATCCATAAGTAGCTTGGTCCATCTTTATTCCATTTCATATATGTCTGAGGATCCGCATAGCCCTCGATTTATGTGTTATTTATCCATTCTTACTTTTTTTATGCCAATGTTGGTGACTGGAGATAACTCTCTTCAATTATTCCTGGGATGGGAGGGAGTAGGTCTTGCTTCATATTTGTTAATTCATTTCTGGTTTACACGACTTCAGGCAGATAAAGCAGCTACAAAAGCTATGCCTGTCAATCGAGTAGGTGATTTTGGATTAGCTCCTGGGATTTCGGGTCGTTTTACTCTCTTTCAAACAGTAGACTTTTCAACCATTTTTGCTCGTGCTAGTGCCCCCAGAAATTCTTGGATTTCTTGCAATATGAGATTGAATGCCATAACTCTGATTTGTATTTTACTTCTTATTGGTGCTGTTGGGAAATCTGCACAGATAGGATCGCATACTTGGTCACCCGATGCTATGGAGGGTCCCACTCCTGTATCCGCTTTGATTCATGCAGCTACTATGGTCACAGCTGGCGTTTTCATGATAGCAAGGTGCTCCCCTTTATTTGAATACCCACCTACGGCTTTGATTGTTATTACTTCTGCAGGAGCTACGACGTCATTCCTTGCGGCAACCACTGGAATATTACAGAACGATCTAAAGAGGGTCATAGCTTATTCAACTTGCAGTCAATTAGGCTATATGATCTTTGCTTGCGGCATCTCTAACTATTCGGTTAGCGTCTTTCACTTAATGAATCACGCCTTTTTCAAAGCATTACTATTCCTGAGTGCAGGTTCGGTGATTCATGCCATGTCGGATGAGCAAGATATGCGGAAGATGGGGGGGCTTGCCTCCTCGTTCCCTTTTACCTATGCCATGATGCTCATGGGCAGCTTATCTCTAATTGGATTTCCTtttctaactggattttattcCAAAGATGTGATATTAGAGCTCGCTTACACTAAGTATACCATAAGTGGTAATTTTGCTTTCTGGTTGGGAAGTGTCTCTGTCCTTTTCACTTCTTATTACTCTTTTCGTTCACTTTTTCTAACATTTCTAGTACCAACTAATTCATTCGGGCGAGACATCTTACGATGTCATGATGCGCCCATTCCTATGGCCATTCCTTTAATACTTCTGGCTCTCGGGAGTCTCTTTGTAGGATACTTGGCCAAAGTGTGA
- the LOC131637803 gene encoding NADH-ubiquinone oxidoreductase chain 1 — protein MAFVQRRKGPDVVGSFGLLQPLADGLKLILKEPISPSSANFSLFRMAPVATFMLSLVARAVVPFDYGMVLSDSNIGLLYLFAISSLGVYGIITAGWSSN, from the coding sequence ATGGCTTTTGTGCAACGTCGAAAGGGTCCTGATGTAGTGGGATCGTTCGGATTGTTACAACCTCTAGCAGATGGTTTGAAATTGATTCTAAAAGAACCTATTTCACCAAGTAGTGCTAATTTCTCCCTTTTTAGAATGGCTCCAGTGGCTACATTTATGTTAAGTCTGGTCGCTCGGGCCGTTGTACCTTTTGATTATGGTATGGTATTGTCAGATTCGAACATAGGGCTACTTTATTTGTTTGCCATATCTTCGTTAGGTGTTTATGGAATTATTACAGCAGGTTGGTCTAGTAATTAG
- the LOC131637800 gene encoding small ribosomal subunit protein bS1m-like produces the protein MMSIYLSRSFPRCNSSLFLCSGKALQSEVLRLGEEMFLVDAGPGTPRNCMQDEPTGVPINRATRFENKVGFLDLVAGESLIKKKILERLFIDLVAGESLIKERAAARFNDLVGSTDVVAGEPLLLLPRRFRQNRAWMKLNKIWRTNTKVKGFIIDKVKGGYSVAIAGFITFLPFRSHNKRKKRRISNDRFTIESINPKRTNIVVF, from the coding sequence ATGATGAGCATCTATTTGAGTCGATCATTTCCAAGATGTAATTCAAGTTTATTCTTATGTAGTGGAAAGGCCTTACAATCTGAAGTTTTACGCTTAGGGGAAGAAATGTTCTTGGTGGATGCAGGACCTGGGACCCCCAGAAATTGTATGCAAGATGAGCCTACAGGAGTGCCAATCAACCGAGCCACCAGGTTTGAGAATAAGGTGGGATTCCTGGATCTAGTGGCCGGTGAATCACTGATCAAAAAGAAGATTTTGGAGAGATTATTCATCGATCTAGTGGCCGGCGAATCACTGATCAAAGAGCGAGCAGCCGCCAGGTTTAATGATTTGGTGGGATCCACAGATGTAGTGGCCGGTGAAccgcttcttcttcttccacgAAGATTCAGACAAAACCGAGCTTGGATGAAACTGAACAAGATTTGGCGAACGAATACAAAGGTAAaaggctttattattgataaagtCAAAGGAGGTTATTCAGTAGCCATCGCGGGTTTCATTACTTTTCTTCCATTCCGTTctcacaacaaaaggaaaaaaaggaggATATCGAATGATCGATTCACCATTGAGAGCATTAACCCCAAAAGGACGAATATTGTGGTGTTCTAA
- the LOC131637809 gene encoding ATP synthase protein MI25-like, producing MIISILGIRGILLNRRNIPIMSMPIESMLLAVNSNFLVFSVSSDDMMGQSFASLVSTVAAAESAIGLAIFVITFRVRGTIAVEFINSIQGSGPLSLGELSSTHMQARKMLFAAIPSICALSSNKISIYNEEMIVARCFIGFIIFSRKSLGKTFKVTLDGRIQAIQEESQQFPNPNEVVPPESNEQQRLLRISLRICGTVVESLPMARCAPKCEKTVQALLCRNLNVKSATLPNATSSRRIRLQDDLGTKFHLLVRRRFIPQCISKAEKIELIRESLVVLRMVRVGGSLKNK from the exons ATGATCATCTCTATTTTAGGTATTCGGGGAATCCTCCTTAATAGACGAAATATTCCTATTATGTCAATGCCAATTGAATCAATGTTATTAGCTGTTAATTCGAACTTTTTGGTATTTTCCGTTTCTTCGGATGATATGATGGGTCAATCATTTGCTTCATTGGTTTCAACGGTGGCAGCTGCGGAATCAGCTATTGGGTTAGCCATTTTCGTTATAACTTTCCGAGTCCGAGGGACTATTGCTGTAGAATTTATTAATAGCATTCAAG GGTCGGGGCCTTTATCGCTGGGCGA ATTGAGTTCCACGCATATGCAAGCTAGAAAGATGCTATTTGCTGCTATTCCATCTATTTGTGCATTAAGTTCGAATAAGATATCAATCTATAATGAAGAAATGATAGTAGCTCGTTGTTTTATAGGCTTCATCATATTCAGTCGGAAGAGTTTAGGTAAGACTTTCAAAGTAACTCTCGACGGGAGAATCCAGGCTATTCAGGAAGAATCGCAGCAATTCCCCAATCCTAACGAAGTAGTTCCTCCGGAATCTAATGAACAACAACGATTACTTAGGATCAGTTTGCGAATTTGTGGCACCGTAGTAGAATCATTACCAATGGCACGCTGTGCGCCTAAGTGCGAAAAGACAGTGCAAGCTTTGTTATGCCGAAACCTAAATGTTAAGTCAGCAACACTTCCAAATGCCACTTCTTCCCGTCGCATCCGTCTTCAGGACGATCTAGGCACAAAGTTTCACTTATTAGTTAGGAGGAGATTTATCCCCCAGTGTATCTCGAAAGCAGAAAAAATAGAACTCATTCGAGAGAGCTTGGTGGTCTTAAGAATGGTTCGGGTGGGGGGTTCTCTTAAGAATAAATAA